In Phycisphaerae bacterium RAS2, the DNA window CAGCCGAGATTCCGTTCATGGATTCGGTGGTCGGCATGGGCCGCATCGGCGTGGTTCGGACCGTGCCCGACGGCTTCACGCCGGGCAGCGATGTCGCAACGATGTCACTATTCGGCTACGACCCGGCGAAGCACTACACCGGTCGCGCACCGATCGAGGCCGTCGCGCGAAACATCCCGATCCATCAGGACGATGTCGTGTTCCGCTGCAATCTCGTGAATCTCATGCACGGGGAGATGACAGACTTTACCGCGGGGCATATTTCGTCGGTGGAGGCCGCCGGGCTGATGAAGGACCTCGACGCCGCCTTCGCAGGCGAGGGCGTGCGCTTTCATCCGGGCGTGTCGTATCGCAACATCATGACGATTCGCGATCCGGGTGCGATCGACGTCGCCTGCATGCCGCCGCACGACATTCCGAATGAACCGGTCGATTCGTATCAACCGCGCGGCGGCGCGGCCAAGCGCATCCGCGACATCATGCAGCGCGCGACGAAAATCGTCGCGGAACACGATATCAACCACGTCCGATCCGATCTCGGAGAAGTGCCGGCCAACGCGATCTGGCTTTGGGGACAGGGCGTCGTTCCGATTATGCCGCGATTCCGGCAACGATTCGGCGTGCGCGGAGCCTCCATCGCGGCGGTCGATCTCATCCGCGGGCTGGCCAAGCTGCTTGGCTGGCCGATCATTGATGTCCCGGGGGCGACGGGTTACATCGACACCGATTACGCCGCGAAGGGCCGCGCCGCGGTCGCCGCGCTGGATGAGTACGACCTTGTCGCCGTGCACATCGAAGCGCCCGACGAGGCGGGCCACATGGGCAGCGCCGAGGAGAAGGTGAAGGCCCTGGAGCAGATCGACCGGCACATCGTCGGCCCGGTGCTCGACAAGCTGCGCATGTTTGACAAATGGCGAATTCTTATCGCGCCGGACCATCCCACGCCCGTCGGCCGCCGCACCCACACCGACACGCCCCCGCCCTTCTGCATGGCCGGAGCCGATCTGCCGCGCCTGCTGGCCTTTGACGCATTCAACGAAGCTACGGCCGTCCGCGGCGATCTGCGCATTGACCCGGGGCACGAATTGATGGAGTATTTCCTGCGGACATGATTAGTCAGTGACCAGTAGCTAGTGGTCTGTGGTCAGTGAGCGTTAGTGGTCAGTGGTCAATGAACGACGATCAGGTCGTTAGAGCTTATATGCTGCCGGCGAGCCCGCCACGGCGGAACTGCAACGTCCTCGCCGCGAATCACGAACGCCCTCGTCGCCGACCGTGCCGGCTCGGCCGAACGGCAGTTTGATTCCCGGAAAGCGTCTTTCATGACCTCCTCCGATTCACATAGCCCCTCGCCGCGAATCTCCACCAAGATCATCGCCACCATCGGCCCGGCGTCGCAGTCGCCCGAATCGCTCCGTGCGCTGGCCCTGGCCGGGGTGGATGTCTTTCGACTGAACTTCTCGCACGGTACGCTCGAGCAACACGCCCAGGTCTTTGACCGCATCCGCGCCGTCAATCGCGAGCTGGGGATCCACAAGGCAGTCATGGCCGACTTGTGCGGCCCGAAAATCCGCGTCGATCCCGTCGAGGATGACAGTTTCGCCATCGCCGCCGGCGATACGCTGGACATCGTCGGCGGGCACGTCGTCGGCAATCGCACGCGCATCAGCACCAATCGGCCTGAAATCGTTCGCGAGGTTCAGGAAGGCCATCGCATCCTGATTGACGACGGCAACGTCCGCCTGCGCGTGGGCCGCGTGCTGGAAGACCGTCTGCAATGCGTCTGCGAAGTAGGCGGAGCCATCTCCACACGGAAAGGCATCAACCTGCCGGACAGCACGCTGCAAATGTCGGCGCTGACGCAAAAGGATCGCGAAGACCTCGCCTGGGCCGTGCAGCACGGCGTGGATTACGTCGCCATGTCGTTCGTGCGAACGGCGGACGATTTGCAGGAGCTTCGCGCGCTGCTGCCGCAGACGCCCGACGCCCCTCGCGTCGTTGCGAAAATCGAAACCGTGCAGGCCATTCGCCATCTGACCAACATCATTGATGAGGCCGATGTCGTCCTCGTGGCGCGCGGCGATCTTGGCGTCGAGATGGACCTCGCCCGCGTGCCGCTGCTGCAGAAGCAGATCACGCGCCTCTGTGCGCTGGCCGCCCGGCCGGTCATCATCGCCACGCAGATGCTTCAATCCATGGTCGAATCGCCCACCGCCACCCGAGCCGAAGTCAGCGACGTGGCCAACGCCATCCTCGACAAGGCCGACGCGATCATGCTCTCGGCGGAGACATCCGTCGGCGAGTTTCCGATTGACGCGGTCAACATGATGGTGCGCATCGCCATTGAGACGGAAGGCTATGTCTCGCTGCAGCTTCGATCCGATCAGGATGAAGCCACCGATGCCGTCAGCCGCGTCGCGACGGCCGTCGCGCACGGCGCGAGCCTGCTGGCGCGGCAGCTCGATGCGCGGCTCGTGGCGGTGTGGACGCAGAGCGGCAACACGGCGCGGCTGCTTAGCAAGACGCGCATGCCCGCCCCGATCATCGGCCTGTCGCCCAATGACTTCGTCTGCCGCCGGATGGCGCTTTACTACGGCGTGACGCCGGTCTGCCTGAAACGCGAGGAACGCATTCTCGCCATGCTGCGCGACGTCGACGACGCTCTCATCGAGAAGCGAATCGCCAGGCCGGGCGATCTCGCCATCGTCATCGCCGGCACACACCTCAACGACGTCGGCGCGACCAACGCCCTGCTCATTCACCTCGTCAGCACGGCTGACCAGGGCCTGCCCCGTTTCACCGGCTGAACCGGCCGATTCCGCCGAAACCCCATGCCGCAAATCATGCGCGAATCAACGCGCGCCCGCCGTTTCGTCGATGAAGAGAGGGGGCATGAGTGGTTTGGTGGGCGATGCCCACCCTACACCTGCATGCCACAAGCCCACGACGCGCGATCCAAGGCTCAAGGCCCGTGGGCCACGGCCCATTTGACATGTCCCGAAGCTCAAGGCATTCCTTGATGTCCCAAATCACGATTTGCCATCCGATCCATCGCTGGGCTGTCGGCGGGACCGAACGGCAACTGGCAGCGATTCTCCGGCACCTGCCCGCTGATCGTTTCCGTCACATTGTGCTGACGCGCGACGGTGGTATCGCGCCGCCGCTCCCGCCAAGTGTGCAATCGATTGACATGGCGCGGCCCGAATCCGACCCGCGCTTCGCCGACGCGCTGACGGAAGTCCTGATTGCGCACCGCGTGGACATTTTGCACCTACGCGGTCTTTCGATGCTGCTGGACGGGCTGCTGGCCGCCGACCGCGCGGGGGACATCGCGGTTGTGCTGGGTTTTCACGGGTTTGAAACGGCCGAGGACGATCTTCCCGCGCTGCGCAAGCCGGCCCTGGGTCGCGCGGCGCTGCGGTGCGACGCGCGCTGGGCGGTCAGCAAATCCGCGGCGCGCAGCATCGAGCGGAGCCTGCGCCTGCCGATGGGCTGCTTCATCGCCAAGCCAAACGGTGTGGACGTGCAGCACTTCGCGCCAACGGAGGATCGCGCGGTAATCCGCGCGCGGCTGGGTTTGCCCCGTGGCGCCCGCGTGATTCTGTGCGTCG includes these proteins:
- a CDS encoding cofactor-independent phosphoglycerate mutase; amino-acid sequence: MAKYAIILPDGAADEPVPALGDRTPLEAAEIPFMDSVVGMGRIGVVRTVPDGFTPGSDVATMSLFGYDPAKHYTGRAPIEAVARNIPIHQDDVVFRCNLVNLMHGEMTDFTAGHISSVEAAGLMKDLDAAFAGEGVRFHPGVSYRNIMTIRDPGAIDVACMPPHDIPNEPVDSYQPRGGAAKRIRDIMQRATKIVAEHDINHVRSDLGEVPANAIWLWGQGVVPIMPRFRQRFGVRGASIAAVDLIRGLAKLLGWPIIDVPGATGYIDTDYAAKGRAAVAALDEYDLVAVHIEAPDEAGHMGSAEEKVKALEQIDRHIVGPVLDKLRMFDKWRILIAPDHPTPVGRRTHTDTPPPFCMAGADLPRLLAFDAFNEATAVRGDLRIDPGHELMEYFLRT
- the ttuE gene encoding Pyruvate kinase, whose protein sequence is MTSSDSHSPSPRISTKIIATIGPASQSPESLRALALAGVDVFRLNFSHGTLEQHAQVFDRIRAVNRELGIHKAVMADLCGPKIRVDPVEDDSFAIAAGDTLDIVGGHVVGNRTRISTNRPEIVREVQEGHRILIDDGNVRLRVGRVLEDRLQCVCEVGGAISTRKGINLPDSTLQMSALTQKDREDLAWAVQHGVDYVAMSFVRTADDLQELRALLPQTPDAPRVVAKIETVQAIRHLTNIIDEADVVLVARGDLGVEMDLARVPLLQKQITRLCALAARPVIIATQMLQSMVESPTATRAEVSDVANAILDKADAIMLSAETSVGEFPIDAVNMMVRIAIETEGYVSLQLRSDQDEATDAVSRVATAVAHGASLLARQLDARLVAVWTQSGNTARLLSKTRMPAPIIGLSPNDFVCRRMALYYGVTPVCLKREERILAMLRDVDDALIEKRIARPGDLAIVIAGTHLNDVGATNALLIHLVSTADQGLPRFTG